From one Paenibacillus sp. FSL K6-1330 genomic stretch:
- a CDS encoding carbohydrate ABC transporter permease — protein MNRPDALIPPPPVQRTTEFSDKMAVLLFGLFLIIFALACLLPFWLMVINSFSSTRSLAVNGYSIWPAEFTLESYRFLLQGEQMFTSYGITIAVTAIGTVIGLVVTALFAYVLAHPKNRYRGFLSFMTYVPMVFGSGLVGFYLLVVQWLHLKDTLWALVLPYVMNPFFAFILVSFYRSLPYELNESANMDGAGEWTIFFKIIRPISTPVIATISLFYALQYWNDWWLSLLFIDNSDMYPLQLLLRQLMSQMQLTSLNHGNVLTLPPAEGVKLATVCLTIGPIILVYPMVQKYFVKGLTLGSVKG, from the coding sequence ATGAATCGTCCGGATGCTCTGATCCCGCCCCCACCAGTCCAACGGACAACCGAGTTCTCCGATAAAATGGCGGTGTTGTTGTTCGGACTGTTTTTGATTATATTTGCGCTGGCTTGTTTACTTCCTTTTTGGCTGATGGTCATTAATTCATTCTCCAGCACCCGAAGCTTGGCGGTGAACGGATACTCCATATGGCCCGCTGAATTTACGCTGGAGTCGTATCGTTTCCTCCTTCAGGGCGAGCAAATGTTTACCAGCTATGGCATCACTATTGCGGTAACAGCCATCGGAACCGTTATCGGCCTCGTCGTCACTGCGTTGTTTGCTTACGTGCTGGCCCATCCGAAGAACCGATACCGAGGCTTCCTCTCGTTTATGACCTACGTGCCGATGGTGTTTGGCTCGGGGCTCGTCGGCTTCTATCTTCTGGTCGTTCAATGGCTGCATCTGAAAGATACGCTGTGGGCGCTTGTGCTCCCTTACGTCATGAATCCGTTTTTTGCGTTTATCTTAGTCTCGTTCTATCGCTCGTTGCCTTATGAGCTGAACGAATCGGCTAACATGGACGGCGCCGGAGAGTGGACGATCTTCTTCAAAATTATCCGGCCGATCTCAACGCCGGTTATTGCAACGATCAGCTTGTTCTACGCACTGCAATATTGGAACGATTGGTGGCTGTCCCTTCTGTTTATCGATAACAGCGATATGTACCCGCTTCAGCTGCTTCTTCGGCAGCTCATGTCGCAGATGCAGCTCACATCGCTCAATCACGGCAATGTGCTTACGCTGCCGCCGGCGGAAGGGGTCAAGTTGGCAACGGTATGCCTGACGATCGGCCCAATTATACTTGTCTATCCAATGGTTCAGAAGTATTTTGTCAAAGGTCTGACGCTCGGTTCGGTGAAAGGTTGA
- a CDS encoding extracellular solute-binding protein: MAKSKRKFLATTLLGLAIALSGCSGSGGDASAPGDSGETGDPSLEPVTLEVVIPGAKGANYDEVLTEVNKRLKTEINTQVKFTFVDFADLNQKTNVMLASGENVDLMFDAPWLHLDTMASQGYYEELSELLEQYGPNVKKTRPQQMWDANKINGNIYGVPLGSAYTQQRAVFIRKDLREQFNLPPVKTYEDLKTYLYAVRDGKSGITPLLAGADDVTYSWVNWLIRDDTSINIRPTNFAGASLMLYYKGNDGKVYNFFETQEPKIWSGIQDVRKLFVDKVMSQDVLTNKSSPAEMQLQNKVAATPQMAFGVPQSFNDQLKQVVPSGELEAVRLFDLTQGKNISNFKMDNFICIVKTSKHKDRAMMFLDWANRQENYDLLEHGIEGVNWKSVGEHQYETLNNDGGIISFQLMLNPTLEREWAGTDEETQKYSQFIMKADNFTKDILTGFTFDPTPVKNEVAQFATIQAKYYSGLFNGALEPDEYFARFKTEGEAVLKPIQTELQNQVDAFLVK, from the coding sequence ATGGCCAAATCAAAACGCAAGTTCTTGGCGACGACGCTGCTCGGACTAGCCATCGCATTGTCCGGGTGCTCCGGATCCGGCGGGGATGCCTCCGCGCCGGGTGATTCCGGGGAAACCGGCGATCCGTCCCTTGAACCGGTCACTTTGGAGGTTGTCATTCCGGGGGCAAAGGGGGCTAACTATGACGAGGTGCTGACCGAAGTCAACAAGCGACTAAAAACCGAAATCAATACGCAGGTTAAATTTACATTTGTCGACTTTGCCGATCTGAATCAGAAGACCAACGTCATGCTGGCTTCGGGAGAGAACGTGGATTTGATGTTTGATGCCCCGTGGCTGCATTTGGACACGATGGCTTCCCAGGGCTATTACGAAGAATTAAGCGAACTGCTGGAGCAATACGGCCCCAACGTAAAAAAGACGAGGCCGCAACAAATGTGGGACGCCAACAAAATTAACGGCAACATCTACGGCGTTCCCTTGGGAAGCGCCTATACTCAACAGAGAGCAGTCTTCATCCGAAAGGACCTGAGGGAGCAGTTCAACTTGCCGCCCGTAAAGACGTATGAGGATCTTAAAACTTATCTCTATGCCGTTCGTGACGGTAAGTCCGGTATTACACCGCTACTCGCAGGCGCAGACGACGTCACCTACAGCTGGGTCAACTGGCTGATCCGTGACGATACCAGCATCAACATTCGTCCAACGAATTTTGCTGGAGCCAGCTTGATGCTGTATTACAAGGGCAACGATGGGAAGGTCTACAACTTCTTTGAAACCCAGGAACCTAAGATCTGGTCCGGCATCCAGGATGTCCGCAAGCTGTTCGTGGACAAAGTCATGTCGCAGGACGTTTTGACGAATAAAAGCAGTCCGGCAGAAATGCAGCTTCAGAATAAAGTGGCGGCTACGCCCCAAATGGCCTTTGGGGTTCCCCAATCGTTCAACGACCAACTGAAACAGGTCGTTCCGAGCGGCGAGTTGGAAGCCGTGCGTCTGTTTGACCTTACCCAAGGGAAAAACATTTCCAATTTCAAGATGGATAACTTCATCTGCATTGTAAAGACGAGCAAGCATAAAGACCGCGCGATGATGTTCCTCGATTGGGCGAACCGGCAGGAGAATTATGATTTGTTGGAACACGGAATTGAAGGCGTGAACTGGAAATCGGTCGGCGAGCATCAATACGAAACGCTGAACAACGATGGCGGTATCATCTCGTTCCAGCTCATGTTGAATCCTACGTTAGAGCGGGAGTGGGCTGGTACGGACGAAGAGACTCAGAAGTACAGTCAATTCATTATGAAAGCCGACAACTTCACGAAGGACATCCTCACCGGCTTCACTTTCGATCCGACTCCGGTGAAGAACGAAGTGGCCCAGTTTGCGACTATTCAGGCCAAATACTATAGCGGACTATTTAACGGGGCGCTTGAACCGGACGAATACTTTGCCAGATTTAAAACGGAAGGCGAAGCGGTGCTCAAGCCAATCCAGACGGAGCTGCAGAATCAGGTCGATGCCTTCTTGGTAAAATAG
- a CDS encoding GntR family transcriptional regulator — MNEPKYMKVKQALLHQIQVGKLRSGDKLPNEEDLMKQFHVSGITIRKAMTELANEGVITRIKRKGSFVNGDQAADHSSHLIAFILSAEDNYDVSYMKIIKGAQQVAAEFNYSLIVEWSNENLAVEQASIQKMLDRKVDGFLIYPFDPIQSKDNYLFIEQNNIPYLLVDRYNVDHPSYFSGCNNYDGAILATRELIRLKHTKIKFASYHFFLHSEQERFAGYCSAMRHAGFPLTDDNLLTRVDYDALADSILKRNVTALFCCNDKLAIEMIEKLTDRGIRIPQDVSIMGFDDWDHSSNLSIGLSTVRQDFEEIGRNAAHLLHQVIQGKTLGGNTKILSGVSLVIRESTCENPYG, encoded by the coding sequence GTGAACGAGCCGAAGTACATGAAGGTAAAACAAGCGCTGCTGCATCAGATTCAAGTCGGCAAGCTTCGCTCTGGCGATAAGCTGCCGAATGAAGAAGATCTTATGAAACAATTTCATGTAAGCGGAATAACGATTCGAAAAGCAATGACGGAACTGGCCAACGAGGGCGTAATCACCAGAATCAAAAGAAAGGGCTCTTTTGTAAATGGAGATCAAGCCGCAGACCATTCGAGTCACTTGATCGCGTTCATTTTATCGGCGGAGGACAATTACGATGTATCGTATATGAAAATCATCAAAGGCGCCCAGCAAGTGGCCGCCGAATTCAATTACTCCTTAATCGTGGAATGGAGCAACGAAAATTTGGCCGTTGAACAAGCATCCATTCAGAAAATGCTGGACCGGAAAGTCGACGGCTTCTTGATTTATCCGTTCGATCCGATCCAGAGCAAGGATAACTACCTATTCATCGAACAAAATAACATCCCCTATCTATTGGTAGACCGGTACAATGTGGATCATCCCAGCTATTTTTCCGGATGCAACAATTATGACGGAGCGATCCTGGCTACCCGGGAGTTGATCCGTCTGAAGCACACCAAAATAAAGTTCGCAAGCTATCACTTCTTTCTTCATTCCGAGCAGGAGCGGTTCGCCGGCTATTGCAGCGCCATGCGTCACGCAGGGTTTCCGTTAACCGACGATAACTTGCTGACCCGCGTGGACTATGACGCACTAGCCGACAGTATTTTGAAGCGGAATGTTACTGCTTTGTTTTGCTGCAATGACAAACTTGCCATAGAAATGATCGAGAAGCTGACGGACCGCGGCATTAGAATTCCGCAGGATGTTTCCATTATGGGATTCGACGATTGGGACCATTCCAGCAACCTCTCGATCGGATTGTCTACCGTCCGGCAAGATTTCGAGGAAATCGGCAGAAACGCTGCGCATTTACTCCACCAAGTTATTCAAGGCAAAACTCTTGGAGGAAACACGAAAATATTGTCTGGCGTTTCTTTGGTGATTCGGGAGTCTACATGCGAGAACCCTTACGGGTAA
- a CDS encoding GDSL-type esterase/lipase family protein — protein sequence MKFDFASSSLRHGLFHQETDGISCFLPGSAITVRFQGREITAEIEDVNGEGKSWLNVYIDDLPVRVMRIDPDNRLYQLADDLEDAPHTLTLQKRTEAAFGSIKFTDLTTENGALLSPPAPLPHRLLIIGDSITCGFGNEAQIPCDCDASRENIALAYSSLTGQLLNAETLIVGASGTGCYQNFGGGQEGRMSDYFMETICPDLDQQAIDPFHPEMVVVNLGTNDWSAPIEPADYLEQYRKLTGFIRDRYPSAPLFCAIGPMTLDPAPHLKALVQRLHEEGDDNIHFVEFPLIKRPEDGMGGCGHPSVKKHRQMAEQLAGTIRQVISGPAPFTGSR from the coding sequence ATGAAATTCGACTTTGCGTCTTCCAGTCTGAGGCACGGGCTCTTTCATCAAGAAACGGATGGCATCTCCTGTTTTCTTCCCGGAAGTGCGATAACCGTACGCTTTCAAGGACGGGAAATAACGGCCGAGATCGAGGATGTCAACGGAGAGGGGAAAAGCTGGCTTAACGTCTATATCGACGATCTTCCGGTAAGGGTGATGAGAATCGATCCGGATAACCGGCTGTACCAGCTTGCGGATGATCTGGAAGATGCGCCCCATACCTTAACGCTGCAGAAACGTACGGAGGCGGCATTCGGCAGCATTAAATTTACCGATTTAACTACGGAGAACGGAGCTCTTCTGAGCCCGCCAGCCCCTCTTCCCCATCGCCTGCTCATCATTGGTGATTCGATCACGTGCGGCTTTGGTAACGAGGCGCAGATTCCCTGCGACTGCGATGCTTCACGCGAAAATATCGCGCTCGCTTACAGCTCGCTGACCGGTCAACTTTTGAATGCCGAAACTTTGATTGTGGGCGCGTCCGGCACGGGATGCTATCAGAATTTCGGCGGTGGCCAAGAAGGCCGCATGTCGGATTATTTCATGGAAACCATCTGTCCTGATCTTGATCAACAAGCCATAGATCCGTTTCATCCTGAAATGGTTGTCGTTAATCTCGGAACCAATGATTGGTCCGCGCCCATCGAGCCTGCGGATTACCTTGAACAATATCGCAAATTGACGGGTTTTATTCGCGATAGATATCCATCGGCCCCTTTGTTCTGCGCAATCGGTCCGATGACGCTGGATCCCGCTCCCCATTTGAAGGCTCTCGTCCAGCGTCTCCACGAAGAAGGCGACGACAACATTCATTTCGTGGAGTTTCCGCTCATCAAGCGGCCGGAAGACGGAATGGGAGGCTGCGGGCATCCCTCCGTCAAGAAGCATCGGCAAATGGCTGAACAGTTGGCCGGGACAATCCGTCAGGTTATCTCCGGTCCTGCCCCGTTTACCGGAAGCCGTTAG
- a CDS encoding ABC transporter permease subunit, with amino-acid sequence MRMFRDLVKNRGLYTMAIPGIIFLVVFSYIPLSGHLLAFKDFQISKGIWGSDWVGLDNFRFFFSNRDWIQVTVNTVYLNALFIIFEMVFALLIALFLNEIRLKWFKRTIQSVIFLPYFISWVVVGYMAFILFNNTDGLINRVLGMTGLQAVDWYQTPWVWPIILTLTRIWKSAGYYSIILLAAITGFSTDYYESARLDGATRLQQMKYITLPLLKPQIIILVLLGVGRIFYGDFGMIYGIIGDNGILFPTTDVIDTYSYRALRQLGNFSMSSAIIFYQSIMGLIAVVSFNALVRKIDKDSRLF; translated from the coding sequence TTGAGAATGTTTAGGGATCTTGTAAAGAACCGGGGCTTGTATACGATGGCGATACCGGGAATCATTTTTCTCGTTGTCTTCTCCTATATTCCTCTGTCCGGACATCTGCTAGCGTTCAAAGACTTTCAGATCAGCAAAGGCATATGGGGCAGTGATTGGGTGGGGCTGGACAACTTTCGCTTCTTTTTCTCCAATCGGGATTGGATTCAAGTGACGGTCAATACGGTTTATTTAAATGCGCTGTTCATTATTTTCGAGATGGTTTTTGCGCTTCTCATTGCTCTTTTCTTGAATGAGATTCGCTTGAAATGGTTTAAACGCACGATTCAATCCGTCATCTTCCTTCCTTATTTCATTTCCTGGGTCGTCGTGGGGTATATGGCATTCATTTTATTCAACAATACGGACGGCCTGATTAACCGCGTGCTGGGCATGACCGGGCTTCAAGCTGTCGATTGGTACCAGACCCCCTGGGTATGGCCGATTATTCTAACCTTAACGCGAATCTGGAAGAGTGCCGGTTACTACTCGATTATTCTGCTCGCTGCCATTACAGGTTTCTCCACCGATTATTATGAGAGCGCCCGCCTGGATGGAGCCACGAGGCTGCAGCAGATGAAATACATTACGCTGCCCTTGCTGAAGCCGCAAATCATCATTCTCGTCCTTTTGGGAGTCGGACGGATCTTCTACGGGGATTTCGGCATGATCTACGGAATTATCGGGGACAACGGAATTCTATTCCCGACGACTGATGTCATCGATACATATTCCTATCGGGCGTTAAGGCAGCTTGGCAATTTCAGCATGTCATCGGCTATCATATTCTATCAGTCTATCATGGGGCTTATCGCCGTCGTTTCGTTTAATGCGTTGGTTCGGAAAATCGATAAAGACTCCAGATTATTTTAA
- a CDS encoding SGNH/GDSL hydrolase family protein: protein MLEFNFTKYARLMGRFDLTEKEKPKCGWVNSAVFVAFRGTAISMTAEDSDGQDYVEIVVDGVARNWINLKKGVHEYIIEQGLPEGEHTLEIHKRTGILTGSIAFHHFSLPDGGSFLAPPAAKPVRLEYFGDSITDGAGIGHPHVLAEAPHLDDGYMSYVGISARMLNAEYHTMAICGIGVWQDAVGNKQGLPEHFSGTLGKGTAPWDFSRYMPDGIVINLGQNDYSTPIDDEAYIAAYIEFIQVIQEKYNNPYVFCCVGTMNNNYLASVNKVVSYFNQSGNGKVFVVDLGLIHPEVEGWGGRYHPGYQTHYRMGWELASFISAKTGWELLKRPSIATECVF from the coding sequence ATGTTGGAGTTTAACTTTACCAAATATGCCAGGCTGATGGGGAGATTCGATCTGACCGAGAAAGAGAAGCCGAAATGCGGATGGGTCAACAGCGCGGTTTTTGTTGCCTTCCGAGGTACGGCCATCTCGATGACGGCTGAGGATTCCGACGGCCAGGATTATGTTGAAATCGTAGTGGACGGCGTCGCTCGTAATTGGATCAATTTGAAGAAGGGGGTACATGAATACATAATCGAACAGGGGCTGCCGGAGGGTGAACACACTTTAGAGATCCACAAGCGAACGGGGATCCTCACCGGAAGTATAGCATTTCATCATTTTTCTCTGCCTGACGGCGGAAGCTTCCTTGCCCCGCCCGCGGCAAAACCTGTCCGGCTTGAATACTTTGGGGATTCCATCACGGATGGAGCAGGGATCGGTCATCCGCATGTGCTCGCTGAAGCTCCGCATCTTGACGACGGATACATGTCTTATGTCGGGATCAGCGCCAGAATGTTGAATGCGGAATATCATACGATGGCCATATGCGGAATTGGCGTTTGGCAGGATGCGGTAGGGAACAAGCAAGGATTACCGGAACATTTTTCGGGAACGCTCGGCAAAGGGACGGCGCCATGGGACTTTTCCCGGTATATGCCTGATGGAATCGTCATTAATTTGGGCCAGAACGATTATTCTACGCCAATTGACGATGAGGCGTATATTGCCGCTTATATTGAATTCATTCAGGTTATCCAGGAAAAGTATAACAATCCCTACGTCTTTTGCTGTGTCGGAACCATGAATAACAACTATCTTGCGAGCGTGAATAAGGTCGTGTCCTATTTCAATCAAAGCGGAAACGGGAAGGTATTCGTAGTTGATCTGGGGTTGATTCATCCGGAGGTGGAAGGATGGGGCGGCCGATATCATCCCGGCTATCAGACGCATTACCGAATGGGATGGGAACTAGCCTCTTTTATATCCGCCAAGACCGGATGGGAATTGCTTAAGCGTCCGTCGATCGCCACGGAATGCGTGTTTTGA